From Tubulanus polymorphus chromosome 9, tnTubPoly1.2, whole genome shotgun sequence, a single genomic window includes:
- the LOC141911068 gene encoding multidrug and toxin extrusion protein 2-like yields MTMMKALPDWLREELRFFLVTSWPILVIPVLNEVPFLTCTLIVAQSDLVSQAAFSLIDSLFGLVYSFGMGMATGIEGLFAQAFGARNYRYLRLLLQRGMLMLFCCGLLLLPLSFTAEKIFVLFGQNATVSEEAGRILMVMSPNIFLVFANDIFMRFLMCQGVVLPVVIVPICTNVITAVICYVMVIVLRLPSIGVAVTFLVFFGLSAVCLGIASHMVNKDTLAIFRTNMEIFKNLWEVISMAVGSIASVMCISTALTVGTFLTGTFGVVELVALSVSLQVIYFDLNILYGIAEACSMRVGFLLTSKDGHAAKRALFFYQGISLMVAVVLGVLICSLHAVLARAFSSDSSVEAELKFTLLYIGATLPLFAVDAIFNGAIRGCAKIAVITTTCLVTLIIGTALGMILLYFTRLGALSIVIGYQSSCVLNSLVFVMYAIFVLDWDEQSELARQRTADDMKLIPDGSENSESDYNTFELTPNDATARRDPS; encoded by the coding sequence ATGACGATGATGAAAGCACTTCCGGATTGGTTACGCGAGGAATTACGTTTCTTTCTCGTCACGTCGTGGCCGATTCTTGTCATACCCGTTTTGAACGAAGTGCCTTTTTTAACGTGTACTTTAATCGTCGCTCAATCGGATCTAGTTTCGCAGGCCGCGTTTTCCCTGATCGACTCGCTTTTCGGACTGGTCTACTCGTTCGGTATGGGCATGGCGACCGGTATAGAAGGACTATTCGCGCAAGCTTTCGGCGCCAGAAACTATCGCTATCTGCGCTTGTTGTTACAGCGAGGGATGTTGATGCTGTTTTGTTGCGGTTTACTGTTGTTGCCGCTTAGTTTCACTGCCGAAAAAATATTCGTACTTTTCGGACAGAACGCGACCGTGTCCGAAGAGGCTGGGCGGATTCTGATGGTGATGTCTCCCAATATCTTTCTCGTGTTCGCCAACGATATTTTCATGCGTTTTTTGATGTGTCAAGGGGTTGTTTTACCGGTCGTTATTGTACCAATATGCACCAACGTTATTACCGCAGTAATCTGTTACGTCATGGTTATCGTACTACGCCTACCCAGTATAGGAGTGGCCGTCACTTTCCTCGTATTTTTTGGCCTCAGCGCAGTTTGCTTGGGTATAGCATCTCACATGGTCAATAAAGACACTCTCGCTATATTCAGAACTAATATGGAGATATTTAAGAATCTATGGGAGGTCATTAGTATGGCAGTCGGTTCAATAGCGTCAGTAATGTGTATTAGCACAGCTCTGACTGTCGGTACCTTCTTGACCGGTACTTTCGGAGTGGTTGAACTTGTAGCGTTGAGCGTCTCGTTGCAAGTGATATATTTCGACCTCAATATATTGTATGGCATAGCGGAAGCTTGCAGTATGAGAGTCGGTTTCCTGTTAACATCCAAGGACGGTCACGCGGCCAAACGAGCTTTGTTCTTTTATCAAGGTATTTCGTTGATGGTCGCCGTAGTTCTcggtgtattgatttgttCGCTTCACGCTGTTTTAGCGCGGGCATTTTCCAGCGATAGTTCGGTCGAAGCCGAACTGAAATTCACGTTACTGTACATCGGAGCAACTTTACCCCTATTCGCTGTGGATGCTATATTCAACGGTGCAATTCGAGGATGCGCTAAAATCGCCGTTATAACAACGACATGTTTGGTGACGTTAATAATTGGAACGGCGTTAGGcatgattttgttatattttaccCGGTTAGGCGCTCTGAGCATAGTAATAGGTTACCAGAGTTCGTGCGTTTTGAATTCGTTGGTATTCGTTATGTACGCCATCTTTGTTTTAGATTGGGACGAACAATCCGAACTAGCGCGTCAAAGAACCGCAGACGATATGAAATTAATCCCAGACGGATCCGAAAATAGTGAATCGGATTATAATACGTTCGAATTAACACCCAACGACGCCACCGCGAGGCGAGATCCATCATGA